TCCGATCTCAGTGCAGAGTTTCCGCTACCAGGAGACCAAGGACTCTATAAAGATAATGTTGGTTATACGGTTGGATATGGACTCATTTCTTATTTAGAAGCTAAAAAAAAAGGAATCCGCAATCTTTCTTCGGTAGGGCCCTCTTCTGCCAATGGGCAAAAGGTATTATACTCGCCTAACTTTATTTACAACCAACTCAACAGTGGAAAAGACCAAGCCGTCTCTCTTCTGGATGCGCTGATCCTTGCAGAAAGCAGAGGTTCTGTTTCCATGGAGCAGATGAATGAATCTTCTTCTAGTTTCCGTACTAGGCCAAAAGCAAATATTGTCGAAGCCGGTAGAAAGGCCAGACTGAGAAGGATTTATAGAATTGAGCCACACGATCTAACTTCTATTAAACTAGCGTTAGCCGAAAAAAGACCAGTTCTCATTGGATATTTGGTTTATGAAAATTTCAGAGATCCAAAACCAGATTCCATCTTCGAGATAGGGGCTGGGGAAGTTCTAGGGGCACAATCCCTTGTTATTTTAGGTTATAACGATAAAAAGAAAGCATTCAAAGTATGGAATTCTTGGGGAACAACCTGGGGAGACCAAGGGTATCTATGGATTTCTTATGAAACTTTTCCCAAATATACGAAGTCCGTTTATGTTGCCGATTCGGAAATTGAAAACGAACTCCTAACACAGAATAAACTAAATGATGCATTAGAATCGTTAGAGTATGGTGAACACAATCTATTTCCTCCTAAAGAAGTTTTTGCCTCTCGAGGGGACTTTTCCGATCGCATTCGGATCAGTTGGTCTAGAGAGAAACGAGCTATCGGTTATGAAGTTTATCGCAAACGAAAAATAGACAGTAAATACCAACTCGTAGGACTTTCCAAACAAGCATTCTTTGAAGACTTTGGAATCCAAAAAAACACTGCTTACAATTACCGAGTGGCGAGTCTGGATGAAAACTTCCTTTCAAAACCGTCTCTTGATTCAAACGATGGTTATGCGGTCGATCCAACTAAACCCGCAGGGATCCTACCCGTAACAAACCTTCGTGCTTCAGTCGCATCCACAAATGATCGAATTTTATTAGAGTGGGACCCGCAACCAATCTCCACAACCTATACCGTTTACAAATGGAATCCGGTGGCACGGATCTATCGATTCCTTGGCAAAACAGAAAAAACTACATATATCGATTTAAAAGCCAGCCGCAACGGTGATAGTGAAATTTATCAAGTAATCCCAGAAAGAAACCAATTGGTTGGGGAATCTAGTAATTATGTTTCTGCTCACTTGGATCCTTCCGAAGTTTTAAAACCTAGACCTAAAAATTTAACCGCATCAAAAGGATTGTATGCTGGTGCAACCATTTTGCAATGGGAAGGTTCTCCGAGTGCCGTATCCTATCACATATTCCGCAAAACAAACGGGCAATGGAAAGAAATTGCAAAGACGTTGGAGCTCCAATTCAAAGATAATGACACATACGAAAAAGAATCTTTTTATGCTGTTGCTTCTGAATTTGAAGGAGAATTATTTAGCCTTCCATCAGAGCCGGACATTGGATTTCCATCTCTCGTAGCAGGTAGATCCATGGGTTTAAAACCTCCTGAGTTGACTGTTTCCGAGAACCGGAAAACTGGTGAATTTTTATTTAGTTGGAATTTGATTCCTAAAGCAACATCCTATAAAGTTTATATGCGTAAAAAAAATGATCCAGATTGGAGTCTTGTCAAAGAAACTTCGGAATCAAATTTTAAATTACAGAACTTAACGAAAAACCAATTCTATTTTTTTGCCATTCAGTCCGTATCTAAAGGTGTCGGAGAGAGTTTATTTTCAAAACCTGTCACTTCAGTCATTTCTGATACAGTCGTTGATGTAAAAAAAGTTAAAACTTTTGGAGAGTCCGCCATACAAAAGTTTATCGGTCCTTGGACCGCTATGTACTGGGATGGAAAAAACAAAGTAAAACCAGTTCGTTTGACCATTGAAGCTGAAGATGTGGAAGGAAACATCATCATGAAATGGAATGAAAACGAAATCTTCCGTGGCAAAAATATTGTAGATTCTGACTTACTCGAAGAAAAAGGTAAGTGGAAAATAAAACTTTCACCTAACTATGAATCTTTATCAGGTGAATTTGAAGACAAGGGACTCGTTCCTGAAAAAAGCCAACTTTCCTTTATTAGAGAATAAAAATAAACGAAAGATTAAGGATGGGATTGGCTACGATTTAATATCCCATCTGCTTTAAACTTCTCAAGGAATGAATCAGGAATTTTCCAAGGCCTGTTCTTTTCAAAATCAAAAAATAAAGCCGAAAAAATAGCTTCGCAAACAAGGGCACCGTCCGAAATCCGATACATGTTTTGAATCACCTTCCCTTTGATTTTTGACATATCGCGAAATCCAGTTTCAATTCGTACTGCATCGGGATGGTGGAGGGGCTTGTGGTAAGACAACTCCGCTTTTAGCATCACTGGTCCAACTTTTTTCTCTCTCATTTCCTTGATGGAGAATCCTTCGTTCTCTAAGGCTTGGATCCTTGCTTCATCAAAATAGGATTGGTAGATTCCGTTGTTTACGTGTCCGTTGGCATCCAGATGGCTCCAGAGGACTGGAATTTCGGTAGTGTGAGGCATGGTGGGCTCTCCTGGGGGTAGGGATAGGTTCCCGCAGACCGTTCTGTCTGTAAATCAAAAAACAGACAGAACGGTCTGCAAGGATTGACAAATTCCCCCCTCCCCCAATACTCAAATCCCATGAAAGGCTCACCTAGATACCGCATCCTTGAAATCGCCAAAAAAAGATTCTACCAACAAGGCTACTACCACACAGGCATCAACCAACTCATCCGAGAATCTGGAACGGCAAAAGCTTCTTTCTACGACCACTTCCCCTCAAAACGAGATTTGGGAATTCGTGTCATCCAGGCCTATGGGGCTGACGTCCTAATTTGGTTTCGCCAAATCCTCAGGGAATCCAATACACCAGATGATTTTATCTCCGAAATGTCTAAGGCAGTTGCCATCCAAATTAATGAAGATGGCTCTTATTATCAGGGTTGTCCCATTGCCATCTTTTCATGTCAATTCCCAGTCGGCGAGCAGCCGTTCAGTGATGAATTCAAATCTATTGTATTTCGATGGGAGACTCTATTCGCAATGTATATTGGAAGATGGCAATCAAATGGCTTATTGGAAGAATCAATTGATCCAACGGAGCTCGCACGTGACCTGATTAATATCTATGAAGGGGCGCTTATTAACTGGCGGATATCTTTGAACGAAGTCTATTTGAAACGTATGTTCGCCCAAATGGGCCAACAATTAAGGTTGGGAGCTAAAAAATAGTTCCACTTTCACAGTTCTTGCGACAAGTTTTCTCTAACCCGATACAGCTTCCAACGAGAGCAGCCATGTCAGGGGCACTATATTCTGGACTATTCGTTGCAATTTTATAGAATGCATCGTTCCGCAAAAAACAAGCACCTTCAATCGTAGAACATTTGTTACGTTCGTAACAAGCTGAACGAAATGAAAGTGGCGAGCCACAATGCACAAAACCAATTATAAAAAAGATAAAAAAACTATACTTCATAAAGAGATGGTTTCGTTTTCAAATTCATTTCTACCAAGTGAAGAGATTGTTTTTAATCCACCCGAAAGATTTTGAAATTTAACTTTTCCTTTAATAGTGATGGGAATATCAAATAGAACTTCACCAGAAACCACTAACTCTTCACAGTAAAGAAGAGAGGGATATTCCCTAAACAAAGAATCAAACTGATGTATCTTTTTATAATGAGTTTCATCCAGAAGTACTAAAATCTCACCAAGACCTGCAGATTTTCTTTCCTTTGCCATGGTGAGAGAAAAGTCAGAATTGAGTATATAGGCATCGGAGCGACGAATCAAATAATCTTCTGTTTTTTTAACAGGGGCAAATCGATCCCTAGGAATAATGATTCCTTTGAATTTAGGAAAATTTCCAACAGCACTTCCCATCGCTGTTTCCAGTTGGATTACTGATTTACCATCGACTTGTTTGGGATTAACAATCAGAGATAAAGAGAAATTTCCTTGGTTGAATCTTTCTTTTAAGGCACGAAGATTGATCCAAAGATTGTTTGTGGAGAAAGTTCTAAATTTGCCAAGGCCACTAAATTCATTTTCATGTTCTTTAGGAACTTGTGCTGTTTCTAATAACTCATACTTTATGAATTTCCCACCCACAATTTTTCTGTAAATGGCTCCGCCTTTTTTATCAGCCAGAGTTTTTGGAGTCATCTCCATCGCAAAATGAATATCTTCTTTTAATAAGTAACTGACGATATGTGGATCGACAGTGGCACCTAAATTATCTCCATTGGAAAGGAAGGCAATTTCAAAACCTTTAGAGAGTAATTCATCCAAAATCCCCTCTTGCACCATAGTAAAGTAAATGTCGCCATGACCGGGCGGGCACCAATTTTCTTTTTCATTTTTGTTTTGAATAGGGGCGAAGGTTTCGGCATCCAAACGAGGGACTTTGTTTTGTAAAAAACTAGTTCGCAAAGTTTGTTTGAATCCATTTTTCTCTAATTCAATTTGCGAATCTTTTTGTGTATTATAAGAATCCATAAAAAGAAGAGGAACATCGATCCCATATTCAGAACGAATGTATTCAATTTGTTTTGCCATCACAGCAAGAAAAGACATGGAACCTTTGATGGGAATGAGTGATTTTGCTTTGTCGAGTCCCATACTCGTTCCAAGTCCCCCATTCAGTTTGATTACCACCAATTTGGACAGTAGGCTTAGGTCTGTAGGATAAGAAGAATGAATGGATTCTAAAGAAATTTCATCGGTTTGGGGATCCAAATCTCCTACTTCTTCCCAACGCACCATCCCCGTTTCACCGTTTCGAACAGCATCAACCTTAGTAATAAAATCGGCAATGAATGCATCCGATAGGCCGGCGGCTTTCATGGTTTCTGTGATCAATTGATCCGATTTTTGTTTCTCCATATCATTTCCCTTCGTGCGGTTCTCCAAGTTCAATCCGGTGAGGTTCTTCCGATATCCCCGGATTCCACAAAAAAAATACGAGGATATTACGGCCGTCTTCTTTCGGAACAGCAACGGTTTCTTTCCTTTCGTATTTTGGCATAAAAACTTCGAAATTATACATCCAATACTTTCCCTTCTTACGGGGCACTTGCCGAATTCCTTGTTTCAAAGGGTCCTTTTTCGTAAGTTTTCCATAAGGAAGGGGGTATTTTGTTTCCCAAATTTGGGGTAAAAGCTTCGCTGCTTCTTCATAATTTCCCGGATTGGACCAAAGGACCGTAGGAAAAAACCCTAAAAGTAAAATAAGCGAGAAACTATGACGCATACGATTCTAAAAGGCAATCCTATGTGAGTACGGTTATCGGTCAATTCAGGAATTCTTCTGGCGCTAGAATTGATTTTCATAGACAAGAATTGAGTCTGACAGAATCATTTAATTCATGTTTCGATTCATAGAATATCTGGAACGTTTTTGGGCGTTGTTGTCATTTTATCTTCCCAGCCATTTGTTTGTGGAGAATAATAAGGACAAAAACATATTGATTGTTCCTGGGTTTCGCGCTGGACGTTCTTACTATTCTAGACTCAAATCCAACTTGGACAACCTGGGATTCAAAGTAGGAATCCTTTCTACTCTCCGTGACCCTTTATCTTTAGAAGAGGCCGTCCAATACCTTGCCAACCAGATTCTTACAGCGCCTAACGAAGTGACTTTGATTGCTCATAACACCGGCGGATTACTCGTTTTAATTTTACCTGATGAAGCCAGACGAAAAGTCAAACGACTCATCACTCTCGGAACTCCTTTCCATGGTTCTGACAGGTTTACGAACACAAGACAATCTTATTGGGGATTTGAAGCCGATTGGGTAAAAACAAATTATAAAAATGCGTTATCTTTTCCCCTCTTCCAACCTCTCTCTGCCATCGAAGACTTTTCCTTTCCTCCACAAGAAAGTACAGAGTTTGGCCAAGGCCGTGACTTATGGTTTGATATCCCTGGCAATTATAACCTAGTACGTAGGAATGAAAACATCCGTACACTCAGAGAATTTTTGGGTACTCCAAAAGATAGTATTGCGATCATCTCTCCTCCCAAGGCAAATCCTGAATTTGCAGTCCCTAAAAAGATCGAAGTAGATTTTTCGAAGTATGAACCATCGGTTTATAAAAAGAACCAAAAACAATTAGCAGTAAAGAAGAAGTCCGCTGTAAAAAAAACAACACCAGCCAAAAAATCAAAATCTACGGCAAAACCGAAAGCCAAAAAAAAGGCTAAAAAACGTTAAATTTTCTAACCTAGAAGATTTCTATGTACAACTGCCCGCCAAACGGCGGACAGTTGCCTACCAAGTCTTTCTGATAGTTAATTAAACTTTCTTTAATTCTTTGACACAAGCAAGACAGCTGTCTCGGCATTCTTTGCAAACTGTGTGATGGTTGGCATGTTTATCACATTCCTTCGCACAAGCTTCACAAACTTCAACACATAAGTTTGCTAACTTCTTTGTGTAAGTAGATGACTGGCTTGCCAGTTTCACAAAAGAATCACATAGACTAATGACTTCTCTTGTACTTGTGGCACAAGCAGCCAATGACTTATCTCCCTTTCCCAATTCTGTGAGACAATGACTTAGGCAAACCTCAGCAGCAAGTTGGCAATGAAGGGCAGCCATCATTGCTTTGGAATATTTTGATTTTCCTGCCGTTGGCATGGACATCGTAGAATGGTCGTGGTCCTCTGCGGAAAGGGTAGATAAAATTCCCGAAACAGCAACTGCCATTCCAGCTTTTTGTAATAATTCTTTGCGATTCATATCGTATAACCTCTGTTAAAATAGTAGCTAATAAAATGTACAATCCATTCACCTAATCATTTAGGTGTGGCACTCTCAAATTAGGAGTCGAACAGTGCGAGTGGGGGAAAAAGGAGGAGAACCGCGAAGGCCCGAAACGAACCACCGTGCGGATTGTGTGTGTAAGGAATATGTTTGTTCGGAAGCCGTAAATCCATCCCATACAACAAGTTTGATCTGTTTCCAAATGGGAAAATCAGCCGCAGTGGAAGATTGGAGTTCTTCATGTGTAAGTGGGCATTCACAAGAATCGGCTGCATTTTCTTTAGATTCGTCCGTTTGGTGGCAAGGGGGAACTGAGGCCCGTTCCACAAATTTTTCTGCAGAGGTACAAAATCCGAAAACTGAGGATTTACACCCCAGATAAGCAAGGAAAATTAGAATGAATCCAATTGCAAATTTTCGTTTCATGCTCTTTTTCTTCATCCTTTAGACGAACCAATTGTACATTCCTAAAATAAATTCTTCAAGCCTTTTCCTGCAACAATAAAGGTTCCAATCGTAGATCCAAATTGAGGGAGGAAAAAAACGAGGAAGATATGGAGGACACGGTTTTTCCAAAAACCAACAAAAGTTTCTGAATCTTCGGCAATATGTTCAAAGTCTTCCACAAGGGGCTTACGCAAATACGATTCCGAAAGAGCACTCACCCAACCTGCTTTGAAGATCGGGACAAAAGTTCCAATAGGAGCTGTGATGAAGGCAAGAAGGATAGAGATCGGATGAGCGAGTGCAATGAGTGCCCCGAGAGCCGCAAGACCACCTTTGATATAAATCAGTTTCGAAAACAAATCCATACCGGCTTCCCCACCTTGGCTCCAAGTAGTATAACCAATGAGTCCAGCGAAGAACACAGGATACAGAATGATACTAATATTGTCCCACCAATTGCGTTTGGGAATTTCGTCTAACACGGACAAGTCGTTTACCGTATGAAGATTTCTTTCAATTCCAGCTAAATGGCCCGCACCCACTACTGCCAAAAGTTTTTTAACTGACTTACCTTCTGTCGCTTGGCGAATTTTTTCAGCTAAATACACATCCCTTTCATCAATGATGACATGTTTGACTGATTCATATTTTTTTGGGATTTGAGAGAACAGGTCTTTGAGAATGTCATCAGACTTCATCTCTTCGATTTTATCGTCTGAAACATCCTCGCGAACAAGAAGTGATGCAAGAAGAGCGCTGAATAGATACATTTTAGAGAAAAAACCTACGTTCCCCCAAGACCTCTTGAGCGTGGTTTGGATTTCTCTGTCTACTGCCATTACAGGTTTTTTTAAAGATCGGCCCATGGTGATTGCCTTACGCATTTCATCACCAGGTTTGATGTCTTTATTGCCGATTTTTTTCTGGAAAGAAGAAAGGATGAGGCTGGATAAAAGTAACCACATTTTTCGTTCTTTAAATACTTTGAATATATCTAATTTTTTTAAATAGTCGGGATCTTCCACCGACTTCATTCGAGACTCACATAACTCGACACAAATGACATCGGGTTTTAATGTTCGGATCATTTTTTCGACTTCATCTACACTTTGTTTGGAAACATGCGCTGTTCCCAGAATGTGGACTTCCGTTTTTCCGATGGTTTGGAAGAGATAAGGTTCCGTTGTTTTGAAACCTTTTTTGGTAGATTTTCTTGTGGGAGTTGATTTTTTGATTGAACGCATAAGGAAAGGTTACTATCTATAATACCTAAGTAACGGTTCCACTCTCTAGAAACAAGTAGAATGTCTATAAAATCCAAAATCATCAATGTCGGAATTGCCGACATCAAGGTCGGAAAAGATACGGATGTGCTCCGAACTACATTGGGTTCGTGCATAGGAATCGTTTTGTATGATCCTGAGCAGAAAGTGGGAGCCATTTCCCATATCATGCTTGCCAAAGATCCAACAGGCAAAGACGCCACTAAGTTCCCGCATAAATACGGGGAAACTGCCCTACCCATCCTAATCGAAATGATGAAACAACAAGGATCTAACATAGGACAATATTCTTGCAGAATGTTTGGAGGAGCGTCCATGTTTAAGGGGATCAACTCCCAATTTTTACAAAACATAGGGGAACAGAACATCGCTATTGTTAAAAAATTCATGGAAGAGAAGAAAATTCCCGTCATAGTAGAAGATGTGGCAGGGAACGAAGGAAGAACCATTAGTCTTTACTGTGACGACGGACGAGTTTTGTTAAAAAAAGCTGGTATGGAAAAATACCTTTATAAGGTGCGTTAGGCGAATATGCTAAAATCAAAGGTTGATGAAGTATTACAAGACGTAAATAAACTACCTGCCATTTCGTCGGTTGTTTCGAAGGTATTGGAAAAACTCCAAAAACCCGACGTAAATATTGCGGATCTTGCACAGGAAATTTCGAAAGATCCAGCAATCACTGCAAACGTAATTAAACTTTCCAACTCTGCTTACTACCGGGCATCCAAACCGATCCGCACAGTCCAAGAGGCTCTTATGACTCTTGGAATCAAAACGGTAAAAGAAATTGTCCTTCTCACCGCTGCCAAAGGGATCCTCTCGCAAGACTTAAATAGTTATCAATTGGAAGCAGCACAACTTTGGACTTCCTCTCTACTTGTGGCAGAGCTTTCGAGTAAAATTGTCCAACACAAAAAACTGAAAATAGACAAGGACCTTGCCTTTACTTCAGGACTCCTCTGCAGTGTGGGTAAAATTGTCCTCGCTCAGTTCTTTAGCCCTGTCATGATGCAGCTCAAAGCGGATCTAAAAGACAACCAAGAGCCTTTCCCTGCATTGGAAAAAAAGTATTTTGGATACACGCATATGGAAGTGTCTGAAAATCTTTTGAAACGGTGGAACTTCCCGCAAGAATTGACTGACGTAGTAGCCAACTACCTTACACCGGAAAACTCCAAAAACAATCCTGTTCTCACTTCTGTTGTACATATTGCAAGTATCCTTATAGTCGTTTCTGGAATTGGAATCGATATTGGTGGTGAGTCCGTTCCTATTTCTCCTTTTGCACTCAGCCAAACAGGCGTTACAGAAGCAGATATCGAAACCTATTTCGTTCACATCCCTGACTTACAAGCCGGGCTTGCTGATTTGTTAAACGTATAGTTTTAATTTTTAGCCTCACAATTTTGAGTCAGAGTTTATGAATATAATCTTTATTGGAGCAAGGGGCGCTGGAAAATCCAAAGTCTCTCGTTCTCTTTCCAAAAAGACAGAATTTCCAGTTGTTTCTACCGATTCCACCGCTGTTTACGAAGCTGGAGGAATTCCCATCCCCAAATTTGTAGAGAAATCTGGTTGGAAAGCATTCCGAGAATTAGAATATTCTATTTTGCAAAAATTACAAAATGCTGATGGGATCATTCTGGATTGTGGTGGTGGTATCCTATTTGATCTGGACGAGTCTGGTAACGAAGTTCCAAGTCAAAGAAAATTGGATCTACTTCGTAGTATAGGAAGGATCGTTTATTTGGAACGTGGGCTTGAAGAACTTATCGAAAAAGTAAAGGGAGACTCCACAAGACCCGACCTCTCGAAAGAAACTTCCTACAGGTCCATTTTGGAAAAAAGATTACCCATCTACCAAGAAGCAGCCCATTTCAAACTGAATTTATCTAAACTTTCGAAAGAGGAAGCCGCCGAACACATCTTAGATTGGTTAGGAATCAAATCTAAATAATGGAACCAATATTGGAACGGTACGTTTAAGTAAAACCTTCGATTTCTGATCATTGCGAACCCGCCTGGGAACCTCGGGAGAAAACCTATTTTCCCCTACTCGGACCTTGCCTTAAAACTAACAAAGTAACCCACCGCTTTCGGAAAAAGGGTGCTGGGATTTAAGCGATTTTCCTATGGAAGTTGCAGTTCGCTTGTTTCTTGTACTCCAAGATTTTTTAGACAGAATTCAATCCAGTTCATAAAGTAATCCAAGTGATTATATTATATGCATATCGCACACAAAGAGAACGTTTTCTGGTGTTTGGTTTTGCCTAAAAATAAATCATTTTGCTGAAAACAAAATAATTGGACAGTACATCCAAATTCAAAAACAAGGTACAGTAATTGCTTTAGAGTAGGGTACGTATGTCAAAATCTAACCAACCACCCATCCTTCCGCCACTCGGCCCACAGGCCCAAGGTATGTATGATCCTGCCATGGACAAAGATTCCTGTGGTGTTGGTTTTATCGCAAATTTTAAAGGCAAACGTTCCCGTGACATCGTCGACAAAGGGATCCGCCTGATGTGTAACCTCGAACACCGAGGAGCCGAAGGAGCCGATCCAAAAACCGGAGACGGTGCAGGGATCATGATCAATATTCCCGATGCATTTTTTAGAAAGAATCTTCCCTTCACTCTTCCAAAAGAAGGCGATTATGCCGTAGGATTTCTTTTCCTTCCGCAAAACACAGAAGTCAGAACCGCCGTCGAAAACGTAATCGAGAAAATTATCGTTGATGAAGGAGAGGAGTTCCTCGGATTCCGAGATGTTCCGATTAACAAAGAATACGCGGGGGTTGTAGCTTCTAAAACTATCCCGGTATTCAAACAAGTATTCATTGGTAAAAAATCCAAAAAAATAAAAACCTCTGACGACTTCGAAAGAAAACTATTCCTTATCCGTCGCCTAATCGACAGACGTATCCGTGCAGAAATGAAACTGGATCGTTCTCAGTACTACGTTCCTAGTTTTTCCTCACGTACGATTGTCTACAAAGGGATGTTACTTGGTGACCAAGTTAAAAAATTCTATGAAGATTTAAAATCTCCTGATTTAACTTCTGCGTTTTGTTTGACTCATACAAGGTTTTCGACGAACACCTTCCCTACTTGGGATTTGGCTCACCCTTACCGTCAAATTGCACATAACGGAGAGATCAACACACTTCGTGGGAACATGAACTGGATGGCCGCTCGTCAGATGGTGATGCAGTCTCCCATTTACGGGGATGAACTTCGCCGTATGCTTCCGATCGTAATGGAAGGCCAATCAGATACAGCAACTTTTGATACAGTGCTTGAACTACTTGTAATGGGAGGAAGGTCTTTACCTCACTCCGTTATGATGATGATTCCAGAAGCTTGGTCTAAAAACAAAGCAATGGATGCCGACAGACGCGCGTTCTACGAATACCATGCAACCTTTATGGAACCTTGGGATGGACCTGCTGCCATTGCCTTTACTGACGGTCGTATCATTGGTGCCACGCTTGACAGAAATGGACTTCGTCCTGCCAGATTTGTCGTCACAAAAGACGATGAAGTGATCATGTCTTCGGAAGCAGGCGTTCTCAACCTTCCCCCAGAAGAAATTTTAGTCCAAGACCGTCTTCGTCCAGGTCGTATGCTTCTCATCGATATGGAAAAAGGACAAATCCTGGACGATGAAGAAATCAAAAAACAAATCGCCACTCAAAAACCATACCGCAAATGGGTAGAAGACAATATGATTCGTTTGGGATCTCTACCAGATCCTGAAAACGTAAAACAACCACAACACGAAACCATTTTGGAACGCCAAAGGGCTTTTGGTTATACTCACGAAGATGTATTTACTATCATCAAACCAATGGGAGTTTCTGGAGAAGAGCCCATAGGCTCTATGGGTGTAGATTCTTCCCTTGCCGTTTTAAGTGAAAAGCCACAACCCCTATTCCGTTACTTCAAACAAAATTTTGCCCAGGTGACAAACCCACCGATTGATCCAATTCGAGAAGAATTGGTGATGGAACTTACAACTTACATTGGGCCAGAAGGAAACCTTCTCTCCGAAGAACCAGAACATGCTCACCGTTTGGAATTGGAACATCCGATCCTAACAAACGAAGATTTTGAAAAGATCAAACAAATCAGTGAAGGCCATTTCAAAGCCAAAACCTTTGCCATCCTTTTTGATCCCTCCAAAAAACATGACATGAGAAACTCGCTCGATCGTGTTTGTGCCGATGCAGCCAAAGCCGTTCGGGAACAAGGCGTAAACCTCATTATCTTAACTGACCATGGTGTGGGTGAGAAAAAAGCAGCTATCCCATCGCTTCTGGCAGTGGCAGGACTCCACCACTACCTGATCCGTGAGGGACTTAGGACCAAAGCAGGAATTGTATTAGAATCAGGGGAACCAAGAGAAGTGGCCCACTTTG
The sequence above is drawn from the Leptospira wolbachii serovar Codice str. CDC genome and encodes:
- a CDS encoding chemotaxis protein CheD; this translates as MSIKSKIINVGIADIKVGKDTDVLRTTLGSCIGIVLYDPEQKVGAISHIMLAKDPTGKDATKFPHKYGETALPILIEMMKQQGSNIGQYSCRMFGGASMFKGINSQFLQNIGEQNIAIVKKFMEEKKIPVIVEDVAGNEGRTISLYCDDGRVLLKKAGMEKYLYKVR
- a CDS encoding HDOD domain-containing protein, encoding MLKSKVDEVLQDVNKLPAISSVVSKVLEKLQKPDVNIADLAQEISKDPAITANVIKLSNSAYYRASKPIRTVQEALMTLGIKTVKEIVLLTAAKGILSQDLNSYQLEAAQLWTSSLLVAELSSKIVQHKKLKIDKDLAFTSGLLCSVGKIVLAQFFSPVMMQLKADLKDNQEPFPALEKKYFGYTHMEVSENLLKRWNFPQELTDVVANYLTPENSKNNPVLTSVVHIASILIVVSGIGIDIGGESVPISPFALSQTGVTEADIETYFVHIPDLQAGLADLLNV
- a CDS encoding shikimate kinase, with amino-acid sequence MNIIFIGARGAGKSKVSRSLSKKTEFPVVSTDSTAVYEAGGIPIPKFVEKSGWKAFRELEYSILQKLQNADGIILDCGGGILFDLDESGNEVPSQRKLDLLRSIGRIVYLERGLEELIEKVKGDSTRPDLSKETSYRSILEKRLPIYQEAAHFKLNLSKLSKEEAAEHILDWLGIKSK